The Cylindrospermum stagnale PCC 7417 genome segment CCAGAAATAATTCAGTTTCGGTGTAAGGCTATACTTAGCTTTTCAAATATCCTAAACTATTATCCCCAAATAGCGGCTAAATACATGAATTACTACGTGATCTACGACGGAAATTGCCATCTCTGCGTCACCCTAGTGCAATTGCTAGAAACTCTAGACCGGGGAAACTTGTTTCGCTACACCTCCATGCAAGATGAGCAGACACTATCTCAGTGGGGAATTACCCCCGAAGATTGTGAACAGGGAATGATTGTAATTGATGGTAATACACCTTCGGGGCGTTGGCAAGGAAGTGCTGCTGCTGAAGAGATTGGGCGGTTATTGCCATTGGGAAATGTATTTGTAGAGGCTTATCGGGCCCTACCGGGGATGAAGTGGGTTGGCGATCGCTTTTACGAACAAATCCGGGACAACCGTTACACCCTTTTTGGCAAGCGTTCCCAAACTTATCAGTCGGCGTATTGTGTAGATGGTAGCTGCAAAACTGATAAAGAGTAATCTTGAGTTTAAGCCAGCTTTAGTACATAAGTTCTAGTATGCAAGAATTTAAACCTCTTTTCTGGGTGATTCCCGTCATTTTTGAATTCAGAGTCTAAAATATAGTTAACCTTAAGGGTTAACAATATTTATAGAACCGTGATAAAATGGATATTGTATTCGAGAGTAGCCAATTTGAAGAAGAGTGCAATAACCAACGGCAAAGGCTTCTAGTGAGAAAACACGGTGCAGATAGAGCAAAACGCATCCAAAAACGGCTAAATAGCTTACGTTACGCCAACGTACTTGAGGATATGCGAAATGTTCCAGGCCGTTGCCACGAATTGCTTCATGACCGCGCAGGTCAATTAGCGCTCGATTTGGATCATCCATATCGGCTGATTTTTGAGCCAGCAAATGAACCAATTCCTACCAAATCAGATGGTGGTCTCGACTGGAGTCAAATAACTGCCGTGAGAATCATCGGCGTGGAGGATTATCATGGAAAGTAAGATCGAAAATAGGTACAATCCAGATTACGTTTACCCTCCTGGGGATACCCTGCTAGAAGTTCTGGAAGAACGGGGAATGACCCAGGCAGAACTGGCGGAACGGACAGGAAGACCAAAAAAAACAATTAATGAAATTATTAAGGGTAAAGCAGCAATTACCCCCGAAACAGCATTACAGCTAGAACTGGTATTCAATATCCCAGCTAGTTTTTGGAACAATCACGAACGACACTACCGGGAATTTTTAGCGCAACAGGAAGAAAAAAAGCGTTTAAAAAAGCAAGTAGGTTGGCTGAAAGGAATTCCTGTTACAGCCATGATTAAGTCTGGCTGGATTCGCCGCCATCAGGATAAAGTGGAACAATTGCGGGAAGTGCTAAATTTTTTCGCCGTCGCCTCCCCTGAACAATGGGGGAGTATATGGTTGAATACTCATATAGATTTTCGTAAATCTCCAGCATTTCAAAGTGACCCTGGTGCGATAGCTGCTTGGTTACGTCGGGGAGAAATTGAAGCATCTAAGATTGCTTGCGCTCCCTATAATGCCGACAATTTTAGGGAAGCACTGCAAAAAATCCGTGCTTTAACTGTGGAACCACCAGAAATTTTCCAGCCAAAAGTAGTAAAGTTATGTGCAGAAGCTGGTGTTGCTGTAGTTTTTGTGCCACAACTTCCCAAAACGCGAACTAGTGGAGCAACTCATTGGTTGAATTCTGACAAAGCGCTGATTCAACTCAGCTTGCGCTATAAGACTGATGACCATTTGTGGTTTACCTTCTTCCACGAAGCTGGTCATATTTTGCTACATGGTAAGCGCGATTTCTTCCTGGAAGGGACAGGTGTTGTATCTGTCGAGGATCAAGAAAAAGAGGAACAAGCAAACAAATTTTCTGCGGATATACTCATTCCCCCTGGGTCGTGGAAGGGATTCCTGGGATCAGGTCAACAAATGAGTAAAGTAAATATTATGCAGTTTGCTGCTGAAATCGGCATTGCCACAGGGATTGTAGTTGGTAGGCTTCAGCACGATCATGTTTTACCGCCTAGTCACTGCAATGACCTGAAACAAAAATTTGATTGGGTGTTAGATGAGCAGGAAAGCTGATTATTTGACAATTAGCAAGGGGATTGGTGCGATATAACTGACTTGTTCAATCACTAGATTTATTAAAAATCTCTAAAATTTGCCGGCAAACCTGTTTCAGCCTCTCCCCGACTTCAGGAGAAGGTAGAGACTGTCCAACAAAACTCCAGGTTTCTATCGTTGAAAGTCGCCACACCTCGCCGCGATGGTCAAATCCAGCCGCTTCCAGTCCGATGGCCCGCCGGGAGTTATTTAGGGGATCATGATAAAACCGGATTTGAATCAAGACACTGCGACTGCGCCAGGATTTGCTGATTCCTGGAAAGTGAAAGCCGATGTCTATCGAATCTGGATCGACTAACTCCCTCGTTTCCGGGTCATTTTTCCAAGGTTTGAGATCCGATCTGGCATCAGGAAACTCGAATTTGAACAAATTAACTACCGTAGCAATCTTGCTGGCGAGTTCAAGGTTTGTTGCCTGTTCAGATGCATTCACGAAAAAATACTCCTAATATT includes the following:
- a CDS encoding thiol-disulfide oxidoreductase DCC family protein; protein product: MNYYVIYDGNCHLCVTLVQLLETLDRGNLFRYTSMQDEQTLSQWGITPEDCEQGMIVIDGNTPSGRWQGSAAAEEIGRLLPLGNVFVEAYRALPGMKWVGDRFYEQIRDNRYTLFGKRSQTYQSAYCVDGSCKTDKE
- a CDS encoding helix-turn-helix domain-containing protein, with amino-acid sequence MESKIENRYNPDYVYPPGDTLLEVLEERGMTQAELAERTGRPKKTINEIIKGKAAITPETALQLELVFNIPASFWNNHERHYREFLAQQEEKKRLKKQVGWLKGIPVTAMIKSGWIRRHQDKVEQLREVLNFFAVASPEQWGSIWLNTHIDFRKSPAFQSDPGAIAAWLRRGEIEASKIACAPYNADNFREALQKIRALTVEPPEIFQPKVVKLCAEAGVAVVFVPQLPKTRTSGATHWLNSDKALIQLSLRYKTDDHLWFTFFHEAGHILLHGKRDFFLEGTGVVSVEDQEKEEQANKFSADILIPPGSWKGFLGSGQQMSKVNIMQFAAEIGIATGIVVGRLQHDHVLPPSHCNDLKQKFDWVLDEQES
- a CDS encoding type II toxin-antitoxin system RelE/ParE family toxin, whose amino-acid sequence is MDIVFESSQFEEECNNQRQRLLVRKHGADRAKRIQKRLNSLRYANVLEDMRNVPGRCHELLHDRAGQLALDLDHPYRLIFEPANEPIPTKSDGGLDWSQITAVRIIGVEDYHGK